The following proteins are co-located in the Candidatus Zixiibacteriota bacterium genome:
- a CDS encoding FAD-dependent oxidoreductase, with protein MSGEELRIGVFVCECGLNIAGSLDCEEVRKYAETLPDVKVSVLNKYTCADPGQNEIKRYIKENNLNRVVVASCSPRMHEPTFRACVADVGVNPYLLEMVNLREHCSWVHLHDRKGATEKAKDMVKIGVARARFLEPQIEKEVPVTNKALVIGGGVAGIQTALDLADTGYQVYLVEKEPSIGGIMAQIDKTYPTMDCSI; from the coding sequence GTGTCTGGAGAGGAATTGAGAATTGGGGTTTTCGTGTGCGAATGCGGGCTGAATATCGCCGGGTCTTTGGACTGCGAGGAGGTCAGAAAATATGCTGAGACCCTGCCGGATGTGAAGGTTTCGGTTCTGAACAAGTATACCTGCGCTGATCCGGGGCAGAATGAGATCAAAAGATACATCAAGGAAAATAATCTCAACCGGGTGGTGGTTGCTTCCTGCTCTCCCCGGATGCACGAGCCGACTTTCAGAGCTTGCGTGGCAGATGTTGGAGTAAACCCATACCTTTTAGAGATGGTGAATTTGAGGGAGCATTGTTCCTGGGTTCACCTGCACGACAGGAAAGGCGCCACAGAAAAAGCTAAAGATATGGTGAAAATCGGGGTGGCCAGAGCAAGATTTTTGGAGCCGCAAATCGAAAAAGAGGTTCCGGTTACCAACAAAGCCCTAGTGATTGGCGGAGGTGTGGCAGGGATTCAGACAGCTTTAGACTTGGCTGATACCGGGTATCAGGTCTACTTGGTCGAAAAAGAGCCTTCCATCGGAGGGATAATGGCGCAGATCGATAAGACCTATCCCACGATGGACTGTTCCATATGA
- a CDS encoding CPBP family intramembrane metalloprotease, which translates to MIEIKHLKQSILAGSVGGIIVGGLSLLLPVSGFDFMKEFSLLQVVIFVWVCASISEEFLTRGLVQGFLAPLTKYRFMIFNFHISLPILVGALFFGFMHMGLLTMHVDKFTVFAVVFFGIILGIIAGYYREISGSIISAIVVHMLFNVWGTILGSLRR; encoded by the coding sequence ATGATAGAGATAAAACACTTGAAACAGTCAATCCTGGCCGGTTCTGTTGGAGGGATTATCGTCGGTGGCTTGAGTTTATTGCTCCCAGTAAGTGGATTTGATTTTATGAAAGAATTTTCTCTACTTCAAGTAGTGATTTTTGTGTGGGTTTGTGCCAGCATCAGTGAAGAGTTCTTAACCAGAGGTTTAGTGCAAGGGTTTCTTGCTCCCCTAACCAAGTATAGATTTATGATATTTAATTTTCATATTAGTCTTCCGATACTTGTGGGTGCGTTATTTTTTGGATTTATGCATATGGGCTTGTTGACAATGCATGTGGATAAATTCACAGTTTTTGCTGTGGTTTTCTTCGGGATCATACTCGGAATTATAGCAGGATATTACCGTGAGATTAGCGGGAGTATTATATCTGCAATAGTCGTTCATATGTTATTTAATGTTTGGGGAACGATATTAGGATCGTTAAGGAGGTAA
- a CDS encoding heterodisulfide reductase-related iron-sulfur binding cluster: protein KAICCGTAGWINCDAYSKKIQTERLKEAKSTGAEILVTACPKCQIHFKCAQSCTEKEKEKKKEEITIDIIDLTTLLALAIGE from the coding sequence AAAAGCAATCTGCTGCGGGACTGCTGGCTGGATAAACTGCGATGCTTATTCCAAAAAGATTCAGACTGAGAGATTAAAAGAGGCAAAATCTACCGGCGCGGAGATTTTGGTTACTGCCTGTCCCAAATGTCAGATTCATTTTAAGTGTGCTCAATCTTGTACAGAAAAAGAAAAGGAAAAAAAGAAAGAAGAAATAACAATAGATATTATAGATTTAACTACACTTCTGGCTTTAGCCATAGGAGAATGA